A window of Campylobacter concisus contains these coding sequences:
- the fliE gene encoding flagellar hook-basal body complex protein FliE — protein MINSINLDKINKNENSNKIAKAGEEGGFENALNDSLKELNKVQINADKAIADLATGEVKDLHQAAIAIGKAETSMKLMLEIRNKALSAYKEISRTQI, from the coding sequence ATGATAAATAGTATAAATTTAGACAAAATAAATAAAAATGAAAATTCAAATAAAATAGCGAAAGCAGGCGAAGAAGGCGGCTTTGAAAATGCTCTAAATGACTCTTTAAAAGAGCTAAATAAAGTCCAAATCAATGCAGATAAGGCCATAGCCGACCTTGCAACTGGCGAGGTAAAAGACCTACACCAAGCTGCTATTGCGATAGGCAAAGCAGAGACTAGCATGAAGCTTATGCTAGAAATTCGTAACAAAGCACTAAGCGCTTATAAAGAAATTTCTAGAACACAAATTTAA